Below is a genomic region from Oreochromis niloticus isolate F11D_XX linkage group LG13, O_niloticus_UMD_NMBU, whole genome shotgun sequence.
acatctctgccggggacaggaagagactgaacaggctgatccgcagggccagctctgttctaggatgccctctggacccagtggaggtggtgagtgacagtcactgctgtttagctttctgtcttcatttatgttggaagtgatagcagagctgtacgtttgaattttttcagaaatctctcagtcagaacatgctgtatcatgcttaggtaactagcgaaactagcgagctaacttctgctaacttctaactccgttaaatgtaataaattctgttttcatggatgcctggatgttaaacttaattgttacacctggtaaagcagcaatgctgatcgttttattaaggatgaaagaatttagacagtttttaactctcagtgatgctctgtgttcgtttgactttgggacctgaagtgaacggagtttaggacccagattacgcccagatttacgagcaccttagtccgacaaatacggtaataacgacggcccgcttgcatgttctgcaaaaaactgtgctttgttgtgtatctgacggacaaacaccaaaccagttccacatcactgaagttgcaccatttttacaaaccaattctggttcatccgtttaaCTCAACAAtcggccatgtgcgtatgaaaacaaaggcactgcgcatgcgcgttttgcCCATATTCTAtcacgatatttcattttcttatcgttgcctaacattgtaccagtattaccgtgaacggtataatatggcccagccctactcAAGAGTCTCTCacagtggagggcccactcctgaagaccttctatgactctgtggtggcctcagccatcttctatggtgtggtctgcaggggcggcagcatctctgctggggacaggaagagactgaacaggctgatccaaagggccagctctgttctgggatgccgtctggacccagtggaggtggtgagtgacaggagaatggtggctaagctgtcatccctgttggacaacatctcccaccccatgcaggagactctgacagcactgagcagctccttcagtgggagactgcggcacccacggtgtgggacggagagatttcgcaggtctttcctccccactgctgtcagactccacaataaagacttttgcagctgatcaaacacacaaacccacacatgtgcaataagactgctatatgtgcaattcttcttctgacgaagttgtatttttgtattttcctactcagttgtatatagtatttgtatttccattttattctattgtatatattattctattgtattttattctattgtatatggtattttattttattgtattttattgctttccagtgttttctaatttctgctacataactttgcactttgctgtaacaaaacaaatttcccacctgtgggactaataaaggtcatcttttcttatcttatcttacatgTGTGACATCCAACTAcaaattcaaaaatatatttttttaaatcagtaactttgcaaatttagaggaaacGTTTTTGAACAAcacatgtgtcacattttaaacagggtttgaataatcagtgctgacatacagacatttatgcgctgggtataacagacatgcttaccgtgCGAAAGGACCAcggatgtcttggagcagagaaacgcgctgtattgttgtttttctctatTGCATAAACGAATCCCTACTGTCAGAAACGCTCTGTGCGGGTAGCAAAGTCGGCTCCAACGCACCTGCAGGCATCAGTTTGAAAGAAAGTTGTCGCTGCGGCTAGGCTCTTGGGatagtcaggcttttatttgtatttgtggcattctggtgcgttaaaactagcagcctctgtgtcccgcttggatcaCCATTCtgaaaattcagatatttaaataaaaatgctgaATCGGCTAGTGGTGCGGAGCCACGTAGATCCGTAAAATgaggtttgattaaattaaactcttaTGAACAGTGACGATGTGTTCCAAACAAACGATGTTTTTTCTACATGGCAAAATTGTGTGCTAACTACCTCACACCCTGTGGCGTGCACAGACATTTTGGGGGGCAAGTGctccagggggaaaaaagggcaCTTTTTGCATATGTGgaaaaccttttctttttataataaaaaaatcgCACAGGTTAAATGCAATTTGAATTTTATTTCAAAACATTctctaaaaatcaaaaatcacaCCACAAAAAGATAAAATCTGTATCCAACTCTAaactatatacatacatattctCAAGTGTCCATTAAATGGAGTGTACTGCTCTAAAGAAGCATCCTTCTTGGTGCCATGTCTTTGTAGATGTTGATGACCTCGTTGTAATTGATCTCCACATCTTTCTCAATGGCCAACAAGAGGAGATCAGACAACCTTTCTTCTCCACACAAACTTCTTAgtttatttttgattatttttagctTTGAAAAGGATCTTTCAACTGTCGCAGTTGTCACTGGTAGTGTTGCGTAGATCTGAATCATTTTGACAAAGGCAGGAAAGATCAGCTGGCCATTGTTTTCCCTCAGTATCAGAAATATTTCTCTGAGGTCTTTTGAACTAAAGCTGGAGTGGAAGACCTTTAATTCTGTTTTGAGCTGGTCCTCATCTTCTCCATAGAATTCACAGAGGATGTGGACAGCTTCAATGGCTTCTGGGTTTGGTGGGCCTACCCAGTTAGCATGCACAGTTAAGGGCTGGAAGGACTGAATGATTCTGGCCGTTGGGCTTCCAGTATTGTCCCCTTTGAACCTCCTGTTCAGTTCCCCAGTCATGATGTCCAGAAAGGTGAAATATACACCACTCCTGAAATATGCCTCCACTGACTCAAACTGAGCACCTACTTGAGACACTGTGATGCTGTGTTGGAAACGCACTGGAACTTTCCGCTTTCTCTCCTGACCAGGCACCACGGTAGGTACTGGAATGTTGAAACTCTCTGCCTTCTCTGATGCACATCTAAATATCTCTCCAAATTTCTCCTCAGACCTCATGGTTTGCAATGTGTGAAGCACACCATCAATTACCTTGTAGGCAGTGGAATGGTCCAACCCTTCTTCCTGCAGAGAATCTGATGCCAAAGCAGTGACTTCGAATACTGGTGTGGTGATTTCCATGCAGAGAATGAACATAAAATTAATGGCATTTCTGTACATCTGAGCATCACCTTGGGCCAGGTTAGGTGGGTCACTGTCACTGATGTCATCAAGGAGCATCAAAATGGCTTTCAAATTTCTCTGAAGTGCCTTCAGTGCTTTTTCCCTGCAAGCCTATCGAGtatctgacagctgctggagctCCATAACACGTTGTCCAGGAAAGAGAGACTCCTGAAATTTGACCAAGGCAGCATGACGCTTTGGGGAGCCTGAGCAAAAGGCATACAATTTCTCCACCAAGttgaaaaatgtcacaaaatgcTTGCTGGACTTTGATGCCTCCACTAGTACCAAATTGAGGCAATGGGCTTTGCAGTGCACATAGAGGGCCTTCTCATTGTGTGCACGGATTCTAGCTTGGAGACCTTTATACATGCCACTCATGTTGGCTGCTCCATCATAGCCTTGACCATACATGTTCTTCATCTCTAGGCCATTCTTTTGCAGAAGCAAGAACACTGTGTTCTCCAGCTCCTGGCCTGTAGTTGTATCAACATTGCACACTTCGATGAATCTCTCCTTTATTTGCATATGATGAAAATATCGCACAACAAATGACACTTGCTCTTTGTGTGAAACATCAGAGGTTTCATCAAGTAGAATGGAATACATTTCAGCCTCTTTTATTTCACGTTGTATCTCCTTCCTGATGTAAGTTCCTAGTGCTGCAATGATGTCATTTTGACTTCTGTTGGAAAGCAGTGACACCTGGGGCCTTGTCTTGGTGGCTTTAACTGTGGCAATTTTTTCCAAATGCATTTTCAGCACACTATCGTAGCGGGAAAATACATTGACTAATTCACGAAAATTGCCACGGTTATCACTGGACTCACTCTCATCATGACCTCGGAATGCTTGTCCCTGACGTGCAAGATACACTGTTAGGTCAATTAATCTTGTCAGGATTTCTTTGTTTGTctgcctctctcgctctctaACTTCCACCCCTTTTACGTCTGAAACATCAAATGCAGACTGAAGGGCCTTTTTCTGGAAATTGATCCATCTAACCATGCTTGTCATGTGCATCTCTGCGCTGGAgtgttgtttgattttttcaAGAGCAGTACTCCACTTTCTGATGCCATCAGTTGTCCAGGCTGTTctgcttttatatttttcatccGAGAGGAAAAGCCGACAACTAAAACAATGCATTGAATTAGCAGTGGGTGAGTATTCCAgccacacattagcagaaaaccACTGTTTCTGGAATGATCTACCCTCAGTTTTTGGGTAAGGTATATCAGGCTGACATGGGCCCACATTGCAGCACATTGAAACGTATCTGTCATTGcgctttattttaaatgtatggATGTGTGTTGGATCTGTTGGGTATTGTAAAGCTGCTAACTTTGACATTATGTGATCGATCTGTTCTTCCTCATTGTGGTCTTCAGAGAGCACTACATCAGTGTCTGTAGGCCTAACTGAACCTGTTGCTGCATTGGTCGCGGCTTCATCTGTTTCTATATCTCCCTCTTCTGCTATGCTGGTAGATGGCATAGAGCTGCTTCCCTGCTGTGACTGACTACAAtggaacaataataataataatagtattattatttatcataATAATAAGCTTAAACAGATAGTTTTAATAATAACCCATACTGCAAGTCTTGTAACATAGAAATAACTTTCGTAGGTACAAAATAATAGTTAGCTCAATGCCTGCTGATTAAGTTCATTAAAAActaagtgtgaacagctttTAAGATTTTTCAATAGAATTAACTGCAAGGAGCAGgttacattaaaacattaaaatagaaCCTGACTCTGCCCTTGACTCTGACCTTTCATCTtcattttcctttgctttcatCCAGGAGAGCAGAGAACTGCTTCCCTGGGCTGCCTGTTGTAGatccctttctttctcctttctcaGCCTCTCTTTCCTAGGCATTATGCTTGCTGAAATTAGTAAATAAATAGACCAAAATGTATGAGAACGAATAAGACTGACTGTGGTCATTACAAGAACAGGGCAGAATGGTCGTTTTCACAGGCAATTGGGAACTGCCTATTTTTCCTTTAGCAAATTAATGTGTTAATGTTGCCAATATGTTAcactaaaaaaaattaacatgtCTAACCAGTGCTTCTCAAAACTTTTAACATGCACCACCCCCAACACCGTACCCTTCAAACTACCAATAACAACGTCACTGTTCTGTCACAATCAGGTCACAACACAGTGCGTAAATGTCTGCGAGCATCGCTGAGTCAGTAACAACCAGTTAGGCTAAAGACTGCATCTTTAGACAGTTGGACGGTGTTCTAACTTTCTCACAGGAGACACCTACTAAAGACAGTCAAAGACATTAATTTCAATCTTACCAAAGTAGGACAGTAGTTGACGTTAGTTATGGAAAGGCTAATCCACAAAAACGGAGAAACGTCCATAATTCTATTATTCATAATCATGTCAAGGTTTTAGGTTTTTCTGCAGTTCCATCTCTAAAAAGTGTGATGTCTTCCCGTCACTGACTTCAGTTTGAAAACTTTGTATTTATTCACAGATTTCCGTGAGATCATCCTAAAATTTGTAACGAAAAATGGGCTCAAAAGAGCCCTCTGCCTAACGGCATGTAGCCTATAGCATAACGTGATATTTTCAATAGTGTATGCAAAAAGGTCGGAATTGATGGAGAGTGGGGTTGCCTAAATGGTTTAggttacattttaaatgtgtcatttttttgtttatccatatggatggatggagggggCAAGCTGGCAAAGTTTGTCATGTGCAGTTTCTGACAGGCTACTTCACAACAAAACAATTGCAGGTTGGTCTTAGAGGGCAAACAGAATAATTTCACTCGATTCATGGGTTACCTGACTGGTTGGGAAGGGAAGAGCTGCCGTGTTGTCCGCCGTGGCTCCCAGTCGCTATAGTTAGCCTACTATGCCTACTCCAAGTAGTCCTATGTCATGCCGCTGCTACACGCCTCACAACAAATGAACTGCAAGCGTGTTCACGTGACACGGTGACAGTGAAAAAGCGACAGGGTTCGGGTGTCTTTGAAGAAGGGGCACAAATCAAGCCATTATTTTCACACCTTTTAAATCgcgcagctttaaaaaaaaaaaaaaaaatcacgtctTTCAAAAGGGCACTTTTTTGGACTGAGGGCAAAAGGGCAAGTGCTTCAGCACCACCTCGTCTCTATCTGTGCACGCCAGTGCTCACACCGCTGTGTCTGGGGtccgaaaaaataaaaagttaaaacgaTATACCTTGCGGCTGTTGCAAAGTGCTGAGGAAAATACTGTGTGTCCGATGGGGTGTCTTTCTATAGGTGGACTTGGTTTCAGTTGGCCTCTGACATGCAGATATAAAGAGCAGGTTGTAAAGAAAAGGTGGAAACAATAGAGTTGCAGTTGGGGGGTATACCTTTCTATGTGAACgttagtgtgtgtgtccttggaTGCTCTTGATAAAGAAACAACGTGTAttctttttatgacttgttttGCTAACTGTTGGGGACCCACCCGTAACCACTGTGTCTAATCACTGAGTCTTACTGTTGCAGTATGTTTGTGTGACTAGTAGATAGTTATAGGGGTAGTTGCAATAAAGGAACATTGACTAGTGAGtaggtgtgaatatgtgttttttttagaagtatcacaagAAAAGTTTATATCTAAAGGGATAAATGTGTGTCCTCGGATGCTCTAAAAAAGTGGAAACTATGGAACTACAGTTGGGATGTGTGGGTGCTGGGATGCTCTTGATAAGGGAGccgcttttattgttttatgacttGTTTTTGCTGGCTGTTGGGGGCCCTACCTGTAACCCCCTCTGTCTAATCATCAAGTCTTACTGTTGCAGAGTGTGGCTAGTTAAGAATCTGTggtttttagaagtatcacaagaaaagtttatttctaaagggatACCTGTTATTTGCGGCACTCTATTTAAAAACTAGTGGCCTCTGTCTCTTTCAGGGCGCTAAAGAATGTGAAATGCTCCTAAAGCggttaaatcatctatgtgtaATCATTGAGTCTTACtgttgcagtgtgtttgtgactaGTAGATAATTATAGGGCTAGTTGCATTAAAGTAACATTGGGGGTTGATACAGTGCTAGTGTGGCTATGTGTGAATATGTagttttagaagtatcacaagaaaagtttatttctaaaggaatacatgTTGTTTGCGGCactctgtttgaaactattagcctctgtgtgtttcagagcgctaaagaaaagtgaaatattcctaaactagttaaattaaatcatctatgtctaaataactgAGTGCTGAGACCTATACAGtccttaaaaacagtttaattgaaacacataatggtttcattaaataaaacgccGATTAAACACTTATGAACTCACATGACCCATGAACTCACATGCACGAGCGAAGCCACCTGATACAGGGGGACACGCACGCGTACATGCACTCACATGAACGTGCGGGGTGGGGTGGCGTGGGGTGGcggttgggggtgggggtgagggggggCAAAAAAAGCCACAGCTATATTACTACTTATGTTAATCAATCTAATCAAAAAGTTCACTGCCTTCTCTCCTAGACATCTAGGAGGTGCTTCATCTGGACCAACTGCCTTCTGCCTTTCCAGTCTTTATCCTCTTTGTGTCTTCCCTCACTTTCTCCTTACTAAACCTCTACACTTCCTCATTCTGTAACTATCCTCTATccattcctcttctttttccaCCTTTACTTTTTACTACATTTCCATCTTTATCCTCAATCGCCCGGACGCATTGCACatcttttcagctcaatttCACTCCTAACCcactgataaaaacaaacaaaacgtaCAAGTCCTCTTTTTCTTAGTGTCCAACTTCACACGCAGCTCACTGTAAAGTTCGTCCTTTGCCACTACTTTTTTTGGTGTACACAAAGCTTCTGTCTATTTTATTCATCTTCCAtctcattttttctttgctaaccTCTTCCTTTGaataccgtatttttcggaccataaggcgcaccagGTTATAGGGCGCACTGTCGATGAACGGGTCTGTTTTCTTACATAAaggtgcaccggattataaggcacattaaatgaaacaaaacagtcacatgagtcaaactttacttcactcattcttcttgcttcctccacttctgtaccattgattgaTTTATGTTtaattctctcacagctgctctattcccatgttgttgcagtatattaacgACTAACCacgggcgaccgtggctcagggggttgggaagggcacctgtaaccggaaggtcgccggttcgatccccggcctctctgtcctggtcgttgtgtccttgggcaagacactttaccctaccgcctactggtgttggccagaggggccgatggcgcgatatggcagcctcgcttctgtcagtctgccccagggcagctgtggctacaaccgtagcttgcctccaccagtgtgtgaatgtgagcgtgaatgaataatgtcattgtaaagcgctttgggtgccttgaaaagcgctatataaatccaatgcattattattattgttgtggatggattatctccgttgttctcctgactgaagtttggtccgtttacagcatcctgccatgcgattgcatttgtccctcgTTAACTTTTagcgagtggaaaaaagttagcattcattctccagcttcactgtgctatgttatgctaacatagctgtgttgctagcgaacacgtagcacatcattatataccagctagtccaacttcagtaaccctacaaccctactgctgtttagttttctgtcttcatttatgttggaagtgatagcagagctgtacgttttattttttcagaaatccctcagtcagaacatgtatatcatgtttaggtggaaactagcgagctaacttcctgctaacgtctaactccgttaaattgaataaattctgttttcatggatgcctggatgttaaacttaattgtcacacctggtaaagcagcaacgctgatcattttattttaaactgaaataatttagacggtttttaactctcagtgatgtcgtagcgttcgtttgactttgggacttGAAGCGGacagagttttggacccagataaCTCTGCAAAGCTCGTGACTacggtagctgtaatgctccgacaatccaacAAGGAGTGCGACTTcctagcttaccaaagtcatactaaaacgttttttgacagatttttgagcgccgtgtgccacataaaatcggttcaagatcagtaagcacaaccagaattcatacataaggtataccggattataaggtgcactgacgatttttgagaaaattaaagcattttaagtgcgccttatagtgctgAAAATACGTTACTTCCTTGTACTTAATTTCAAAGACCTTCTTGGCAGTTTGCTTTAGCGGTATAGGTGTACTTTTCCAGTCACCTGCTGACTCTTCCCTACCACTCAGTCTGTCTGAACTCCTCCCTGAACTCTGCACAACATTCTTCCATCTTAAATTTAACCTTCTGCACATGCTCATGCTCATCTGTGCTCAGATTCCTCTACTGTTATACACCATCCTATGATCCTCTTCTTGAATTACATGTTCCCCACAGCCATCTGCCTTTTTGCATTACCCACCATGGAAGTCTGCTCCAAACACCACTTTCATCTCCTTTGGACACTCTCCACTGTCTCTTCTAACTGGCAGAAAGCTTCTGCACACTGTAGTTACAGTAccatgttatttttttcacttaCATCTCAGTCCTCTCGAACACTGTTTGAAACTGCAAGATAAAAACTGATAATCACCGGGGTGATCAGTGATCATTAAGTAACCTCCGAGGGCTAAATATACTTGTGGTGCAACACATGCAGTAACACAGCAATGACAGAGTCAGTGGTGTGAAAATGAATGTCTTTATGAGGGTTTTAAAAAAACGTTGTTACAACTTGGTTGTTGAAAATTTCAACCaagaaatgcaaaataaaagGCGGCATAGACAAAAAGGTTTGATGTCAGCTTTACTTTTActtaatatttatttgtttaaagtaATAACAATGTGCCTTATATGGAGAAGCTTTTTGCTGCAACGTAATTTTGACCATTTTCAAATTTCATAAGCTTCACATTCAGCTGGTGTAACATCTATACTGTATTACAGATTCAGTTTTTTGACTTAAACAAGCTGTTCATTtcctcaaaataaaacatttttctagTTTATTCACTGTTTCCTGATGTGCTTGAGACTGCAGGGATGCTTTACAGAAAGGTTAGAGTGGGATTGTTGCATTTCAAACTAAACAACACTGCaaactgaaaatacaaaatgtttGCACTCTAAATAAAACATCCAATTATTCTATGCTGTGAGTGTGACAGTTTGTTGGGGGGTGGGGTGCAAAGTATGCAACTGCAACTTCCCTGTTCAAGGCAAACTTATCATATTGCAGTTTTTACCCATTCGCTGACCTAGATGCAGTCCTGAGGTAAGTAAATACAACATTTACACATTATTTCTGTCATAATCTCAGGGTTTTGAGCTTTTGAAATTTTGAGTTCTTGAGGGAGTCTGTTTTATCCATTTATGGTGTCTCTTTTGTTGGTAATGTTTTAAATTCTGCTTATTTAGTCTTCTCTGtttcacatttttgtttattgtttaggCAAATTTTCATGTGTTCTGTGTCTTCATTGTGGTTTGTATTTAACAAATTTAGTTACTTATCAGTGTTCATTTTGTTGATTAGTTGTTTGTCTTCCATGTCTTGCTAATAATTTTGCTTCCTCCTCGTCTCCTATAGAGTACcattttgtttcctctttccctGGTTAGCCCTCTGTAGAGATGTAGTGTCAGTCTTCCCTCTGTCTTTGGATGCTTTGTTCCTCCTTGTTTAGTCCCTCAGTGATTATTTCCTTCACTACTCTCTTCTCTTTCACCTCAGCcttccctgagtctggttctgccatAGGTTTCTACATgtttaaaggcagtttttccttcctactgtcaccaagtgcttgctcatacggTATCATCTAATTGTCAATGTTACAGTGCCTTGAgaagatagattttttttaaattggtatTTTATAGATTCATTTCCTTCAGCTATCCTGAAGGAAACTTCAGAGGGAACCATTGATGTTTAAATGGTTCAGATTCAAATTGGTCTTTCACCCCTCTAACTCAGGCCAGACAACCAATTTGCTCATCAGGACCACTACAGGCTTCTACCAATTTTTTTTGGCTTCCCCCTGCCTGCGCACAATTCACCAACATCAGCTCTGCAACACATTGGCGATCTGTCCAGGGTGCAATTTATTAATTGGACAAAACTTAGAAAAGTGCTTTTGGGGTAAACTTTCTTTTCAGTAAAAAAGAGCTAATGACAGCTTTAAGAAAAAAGGTCAAACACCTACAGCAtcaaaaacatgtttctgtGAGTCTAGATAAGAGTTTTGAATGGCTTCACTTGATATACCATATTGTACAAAAATATCAGCAGACTCTGAGCGGTTGAGTGGTATTCACTGACCCAACCATGAACAATGTTAATCTGTTtcacagtttgtttttcttgttgaaAAGGTAATAGAAGAATCTTTAACAGCAACTCCACAACACTGAGAGTCAGCCAGAGATGTGGGATGTCCCTAACGCTGTGCTGTGGATCAACATCTGTGTCTGCCTTCCTCTGACCATAATTttcattgtttgtgtgtgttatgtggTACGAAATtatgcatttacacacacacacacacacacacacacacataaaaagactatttatttattttagtataTTTGAATATTGAGTGTACACTGTAGATGTTCAATTATTGCGAGATCTGGAGACCACAACTTATGATTTACATAATTTTCAAACTTACTAAAacattatttgttattatttgttattacTTATTCCTACCCTATAAAATCCCAAGTTTTCATACTACTCCTATCAGGACAGAAATGTTTCATCCTAAAATACACATGACCTTTAGAATAACAACAATATGCTCCTGGACACCATAAAAAAGAATGCATCTGCCCACTGCAGGTTCAGCATTTATGTTTCCTTGAATTTGTCACTCATCTGTTTTGTATCTGCAGAAAAACGGAAGCAGGTTGACACAATGTGACATCTGCTGTTCATTTTTTGTATTTGCGTTTTTGAGCTTCCTGGCTGTTCAGATCTTTCTGGTTATTGAGAACAGACTCTTTACTCTGcactagggatgcaccgatcccgatactggtatcgggtatcggggccgatactgtaaaatgtgtgcgtactcgtactcgtaaaagtcaaccgataccatgaaccgatacttatgtagcccggatgggaatttgggagtagataatcataattcccatggacttgaacgccacataaggtgttcacagttcacagaagagaacggcatggagagatgcacgaggttagctgaaccaaagtgagagactcggctagttttactgaggttaacttgcacaaaagagtgtgtgactagaaagctaaccgtgtgagagcttcgcaacagagtgtgggtgaagtgactttttgtttcaacggtcgcaccaccgtccgtggaa
It encodes:
- the LOC106097796 gene encoding zinc finger MYM-type protein 1, producing MTTVSLIRSHTFWSIYLLISASIMPRKERLRKEKERDLQQAAQGSSSLLSWMKAKENEDESQSQQGSSSMPSTSIAEEGDIETDEAATNAATGSVRPTDTDVVLSEDHNEEEQIDHIMSKLAALQYPTDPTHIHTFKIKRNDRYVSMCCNVGPCQPDIPYPKTEGRSFQKQWFSANVWLEYSPTANSMHCFSCRLFLSDEKYKSRTAWTTDGIRKWSTALEKIKQHSSAEMHMTSMVRWINFQKKALQSAFDVSDVKGVEVRERERQTNKEILTRLIDLTVYLARQGQAFRGHDESESSDNRGNFRELVNVFSRYDSVLKMHLEKIATVKATKTRPQVSLLSNRSQNDIIAALGTYIRKEIQREIKEAEMYSILLDETSDVSHKEQVSFVVRYFHHMQIKERFIEVCNVDTTTGQELENTVFLLLQKNGLEMKNMYGQGYDGAANMSGMYKGLQARIRAHNEKALYVHCKAHCLNLVLVEASKSSKHFVTFFNLVEKLYAFCSGSPKRHAALVKFQESLFPGQRVMELQQLSDTR